One Mus pahari chromosome 10, PAHARI_EIJ_v1.1, whole genome shotgun sequence genomic window, GCTTTCAGCTCTTgccctgatcaatcagtcttTATATGTGTGTTCAATAATCTACCCCTTCCTGTCTGGCTGGgattggtgtttgtgtggtttgtagGGTGACTCCTGGCCCCCAACGTTGCAATGGCTAAATCATGTATCCCAAGGTCATGTTGCCTCAAGAGAATTCTCTCACGTAggccagcttttgttgtgcaagccttgctccttaatttaaagctattggttgaataaagatgtctacagcctttagctgggtagaagagaggaGGGCGGAGCTTCAGTTCCcagggttcccaggcttggggtttGAGGCAcagatgaagagagggagagagggagccaggagagaaaggaagaaaacctaTGCTGTAGGAGGATTGTGAGCCTATAACCTGTTGGAATAGGAGTAGCCCAGGCAAAACATGGCAAGCTATATCTTggggttattgacagggaagcagacaaaatagcatagaagGTTGATACCTGCCCAGCTCCAGTACTTTTAAGGCTTATTAAAAACCTTAATATTTATTAAGGTCTTGTGtcatttatttgggaactaaatgatctaaggtgggtAAGAAATCCCCAATTAATGTTTACTATACAACTAAGCGCCCCAGCTCACCCACTATCGTGGCACACAAATCTACAAGTAGAGAAGTATCCTGAAcaactgaaaaaataatttttcagttgttcagacaggatctcatatagtcAGGGTTGGCCTTCATCTTTGTATGTAACTGAGGCTGGACTTGAGCCCCTGATCCTCCGGCCTACTCAtcacaagtgctggaattatagtcaTATGCCACCATGGCAGGTCTGGCAGGCAGAGTTAATActggggctggaacccagggctgCATGAATGAAAACACTAGGCAAGCATTCAAGCTGACTGAGCTAGATCCCCAGCTCCAACACTTCGTTAAAAACAGTGAAAGAGAGCTAGCTGAATGCTGGTggtgcagcctttaatcccagtgcttgggagacagcGGCACCGGTGATctctcctgagttcaaggccagcctggtctacaaagctagctCCAGAACTGTCATGGCTGCACAAACAAAGCCTGTCTCACACATCTTAGTTGCCCAAGTCAAAACCACAATCTATAGTGTTCATTTGTTACTGGGACAAACTCTTTCCTAACTTTAGTATCAAACTGTGCTATCTCGTTTACTTAGTTCTAGTTCTAGGTGCCTACGTAGGGCAGTAACTCTTAAAACTGgtggttttcaaaaaaaaaaaaaaaaaaaaagtctatgccTCAATATACTTCATAAGTCTGTTCTTAATTGTCGATGCCCTACTGCCATAAGCAATggatacttattttaaaaaatatttacaattatttttaaaattgtttcagaaGAAAAggtgtttctgtttttttatttggtattttaagTGATTGACAAATCTAAAATAATGGCTTGGTTTGCGTGGGTGGCAAACCCTCCCAGTTACATGCAAGTTTTCTGCCAGGTTCCTAAACAATCAGTTTGTAATCTCAGATAGGGTTTCTCAATCGCggttatctttctttttcctgcagCAGTTTCTACAGTATGAGTGTTTTCAGGTTATAAGTTACGAAATCTATACTTATGAGCAAAACATATGGTATAACCTGGAGCTTTTCATCTATCTCTACCAGCGCTCATATACTTAGCTCTTTCTACTTTGGGAATCTATTGCCAAAGTCACACGTTCCTTCATCTTTATAAAGCATGGGCGGGGGACAGGCAACTGGACTGGACTGAGCGCCGGTCACAGGGACCACCCAGAGCTGGTCCCGAGAGTAGATCCTGGGTTACGGGAGAAAGCCAGTTCGTGGAACAGGACTGGAcggggagagagaagtgggtcCCGGACGGGCAGAGTCAGAGGATGAAGTGAGTCCGTCAAAGGACCCCGAGAGGGATCGGTGTGTCAGAAGAAGCCCAGAGCCACCAAGTGGCTGGGAACTCGGGCCGGCTCAGATGCCCACCGAAGTCCCACTCTCCCCTCGCCTAGACGAGCCTTACGATCGATGCAGAAGGTGATGCTCCGGTGGTCGGTCTGAGTCAGTGACTTGAGTGCGGCGCGCAGGCAGCCAAAGCGCCGGAAGCCAGACCGCAACATCGCCATGTAAACTTCCAATCTCAGACCCCAGGCCTCTTAGCCCAGGCCAGAACTAGCTGTCGCGACCCTCCCCCGTGAGACTCTGGGAGTTGTAGTCCATCAAGCCCTTGAAGCAGGGCTCCAATAGGATGATTACTGGCGTTCTGAAACTACAGTTCCCAGAGATCGTCGGGGCGGCGCCTCTGAGACGCGTCTTCTACTAAACCGGTCCGGGCACGCCAGTCGCCTCAAGGCTTTCAGATTAGCCTGGCAGTGCTTCAGAAGTTTGGGTGGTGTGTTGAATGAATGGTGGTGGGTAAAGCCGAATTAGGGAGGGACTCGGGAGAGTTTCGGGGTAGATTACGAGAGAAGGAAAGGGCTTAGATAACGAGAGAGGGCTTAGAATGACTTAATCATGACTTTTCTTCATAAGTCCCAGGCCCTTTAGGCTTTCTTGCCTCCATCTTGCACCGTGCAGGTTTTGGAAGACAAGAGCTGCTTCTTCCCCGTCTGGTTAGCTTCAGCCTCCTACCGAGAGGCCATGCCGAGACCCCGGAAGAGGCAGACTGGGACTGCTGGTCCAGGTGAGCTGCACCGACGCTGCAAAAGGCAGCAGGTAAAGAACGTGTAGGGCAGGCGTTAGTTCCTTTTCCCGCTCCCCGGTTTGGAGACCTTGGGGGTTGTTGCTTATCGTCTTCTTTACTCTTTCTGCCAGAACTTCCACTTTCTGTCCCTTCCATTTATTTGTCCAATCAAAGAATAGCTATGAAGCACTGCATACATATACGGAACTGTGGTGACCCACGAATGtgggagactgaggctggaggattgcctTGGGTTTAAGAGCAGCCTGGTACTACGTGAATACTACATAAGcaggaccctgtctccaaagtgtgtgtgtgtgtgtgtgtgtgtgtgtgtgtagatagatatcCTTTACAACATAGGTGAAAAcagacctttttttaaaattacatttatttacttttgtacggtatgtgggaacacacacacacacactgatcagAAGATAACTTGAATCAATCCCCCTTTTCCACTGTGGGaatctcagggattgaactcaggtccttaggttttgtaaaaaaaaaaaaataaattgcctttaccaactaagccacctCGCCAACCCAATCGAGTGCAATAAGCCAGGCACGAAAGTCATGCATGATTTcatgtgaaatgtaaaaaagCTGAAAGCTAGAAATCAAAGGGAGATCAGGGTTCAAGATCTTCTTTGACTTCATGtagagtttgaggcaagcctagaCCACGCAGGAGACCccacctttcacacacacaccgttTTCTTTTCCTAGGTCTTTATCTTAATCAGCCTGTCAATTTGGAATTGCTAAgtatctgaggatgacctgaattcctgatccttctgtctctactcccaAGTGCTTTGGTTCTAGGGTCTTTTTTAAATCACCAAAACCATTTATACTTACCCTTAAATTTTCTGAACTATGTGGCTTCAGAGGCTACCAAAATCCTAGACATAGTTGTTAAGACCCTGCAGCTATGCTTACAAGCCTCCTGCTCTAGGGCTTCTCTGTGGTCCTTATCTTGATTTTTAtcagattttatgtgtgtgcaccctTGTGCTGGTGCTCTGGAGGGGGTTCTTTTATCATATGTGCCTGAGGGGATGACGTCAGGTCATGTGGCTTGGAAGTAAGTGCCTTTTCCTACTGACACACCAGTGTCTGGCCTCTGAATGCTTGCTCAATTTTATGTTAAACCCCTTTCCTGTTTTGAGAcggtagcccagtctggccttgaatttgtagcAAGGCTCCTAGGAGTCTTGGGCTCTAAAGTTCTGTCATGAGCCAACACGCCCAGCTTAAAATCTTAAACTCTTAAGTTGGCTTCATTCTCtatgaaatttttttccctgtggtttAAGAACCCCAGCTTGTGAGTTAAACTCAGGCTGTTGGAGGCAGCAGTTTTCCTGCTGCTGAAGGCAGTGCGCTGTACATTTAAGGGAAGTAGGAACAGTAGGGCCAAATTTGACAGCTCATATCTGATATCTCATCAAGATAATCATGTgtcctaggccagcctggtcaataaCCGGAGACTCACAGctttataacaaataaaaaggTGTGATGGTTCCTACCTGTAATTCTAACACTtaggagtctgaggcaagagAGTGGCTGTAaatgggaggccagcctgggctacagggtctgagaccctatctcaatataAATAGATGCTTCAGGAAGTATATTCAAACCAATTTAgtattaatgtatatatgtatggaaaCGCTGTATGGCAGCTGGTGCCTAGTAAATTCATACAATTCTTGATTTCTGTGTCAGTTAAAATTTAATAGAAAAGGGCAATTAATTGACTAAAAGGTGAGAACAGTGAAGATAAGATCCAGTTCCTTCTCTGAGGGAAACCGCAAACCTGTATGAGTGAAAGGTCCTGAAGACAGCTTTGGGACAGCAGGGAAGAGAATGGATCACAGGGAAGGCcttgagagagaagcagaatttGAGCCCCGTCTTAAAAGAATAGGAAAGCTTTCTACTAACAAaatcctcgaactcagaaaacatgtttttccattcACAAAAATGAATTCAGAAATTAAGCAGTAGCAGGCAGAAAGGGCCTCTTTTAGGAATGACAGGTTTCAACATATTGTGGCTGTTTAACCACATATatatgcctgttttgttttttaggccTCCAAGAGATAACCAAATAAGACAGGGCAGCTCTCACAccgaggctggacaaggcagtgCGACAGGAGGAAAAAGTCCCAGGAGCAGGGAAAAGAGTCAGACACACCCGCTTccagttaggagtcccacaaaagcaCCGGGCTAACAGCAtcacatacacagaggacctggtgctgacccatgcaggccctgtttgctgcttcagtctctgagcccaTATGCGCCCTGCTTAGTTGAATCAGTAGGcctttgttctcctggtgtccttcatcCCGACTCCTAGAATCTATTGCCCCCTCATCCTCAGGGTCCCCCTTGCTCTGAGGCAGGAACTCGATGGAAACTTCCAATTTTGACTTTCAACAAaacgtttggctgtgggtctctgtatcccCTCCCATCTGCTGCCTTGGGGAAGCTGCACAGATGTTAACTGgacaaggcactgatctgtgaGTGTAAGTGTGCTTGCTCTCAAGACAGCTGGGAAATTGTGCTAAGATTTGCTAGAGTGGCAGGCACCCATAATGATATCTAATGAAGACTGATATAGTTGCAAACTAAAATCCGAGGCAGTAAAGTGTAGGTTCAGACAGACTCAAGTGACAGCTGGGACTGAATTCATAGCTATGTTCTACCTCTCCGGATTGTGATCAGCAGCGCATTGTTCAGTTGGACAAAACACCTCATATGTCGTGTTGTGTGAACGAATCATTGAAACAATTTCAAATCGTGCTTCATTTCCTCACTGGAAAGAATAGCCTTATTGAAGGCACAGAACTGAGGTGGGGCACACTTATTACTACCAGTATTCTGATCTTAACTCTTCAAGGGTCCCTTTGTCTCATTGAGTAATCTAGAAGACATCCTTTAAGAATGTCTTCTCttttatgaattaaattttaCAGTTTCATAAATGTACAGAATGCAAACGGACCATTTCTTTAAGTAAATcttgggttttggttggttggttggttaggttttttggataggatttctctgtgtagctcaggctgtcttagaactcactctatagactaggctggcctcaaactcaacaatccatgcctgcctctgcctcctaaatgctgggattgaaggcgtgcaccactatcACCCagcagcttttatttatttatgtttgtttgttagtttttggttttcgagtcaaggtttttctctgtatagccctggctgtcctggaactcactctgtagaccaggctggcctcgaactcagaaatccgcctgcctctgcctcccaagtgctgggattaaaggtgtgcgccaccactgcccggcaacccCAGCAGCTTTTAAAAggttttagtgtttattttttgttttatatgtatggacCTTTTACCTGCATGTACGTCTGTCTATGTACCATGCTCAttcagtacctgcagaggccagggagtgttggatcccttgggaaTTGAATCCAAGGTTTTCAGAGTCTTAAGCAGAGCTATGTATCCAGCCCCAAGAACAGTCTTTCCCCGCCCTCTCCTATCTCTCTACTATGCCTATATCCTACACCTCTTGCTTGCAAACCCCACACTCACATctattcattttgctttgtgaCCTACTGAGTTTAACCATCTATGAAGCCATGGGTTCAGAGCTGTCTATTAGAGACTGGTGTCTCAGCAGTGGCTACAAAACTCCAGTGACTCCCCCTCTCCTGGAAAATATCAGTAGCCAACAATTTTAGCAGTTGAGCTAGTGCCCCATGAGCTCCTCCCCCATTCATAAGTGACTGTTGATAGGACCAATCTTGAGTGGGCCCAGTACTCAAGGTAGCTGCAGTTGATGGTTTCAGTGGTTGTGTTGGGTCAAGAGGATGTCATTTTTGAGCCCCTGACATGCAGATATTGTGCAGTCTTCATAGAGAAGGTCAAGTTACTTTTCTATGGGACTGTGGTGCTGCAGCTAATGTTTTATAGAGTCTGAGCTGTGAGTTTAGGCATGACAGGAGTAAAGGTTTTTTCACAATGGGACACTGCCTCCCAGCATGGTGACAAGTGTCTACCTTTGCTTTCCTACTGCAGACAGGAAGCTATCCGGGAAACGTACTAAAACTGAAAACTCAGAAAGTACATCAGTCAAGCTAGAGAACTCCAGCCTTGAGAAGACGACAACCTTTGAAAATGGTGGCAAGAATTTAAGCAACTACTGGCTGATGAAGTCAGAGCCAGAAAGCCGGCTAGAGAATGGTATAGACATGAAGGTGAGGCTAGACCTGTATTCAGACATGCTGgtgagatgggtaggtgggttAAGGAACTTACTGTACAAGTCGGATGACCTGGAACCCACAGTGAAGGgagaaccaacttctgaaagCTGTGCTCTGACACACATCCTcccacacatcatacacacagataaCTGCTACTAAAAGAACAGTGAATACAGTTTATCACAGAATTCAGACATCAGCTTCTCTCTAAGGAAATGGTTAAAAATGGAATTGGCATTACTGTCATTAACTTAAGGTTGATTAGCCCTTATCCAAAATTTTTGGGGCCAGAAGTGTtctagattttaaatgttctagattttaaatatgaatatccCTAGGCACTGTCCCAAATCTGAATACTTTAATAAAATACAAGACTGTTTGCATATTAGAATATTCCAGAGTATTTTGGATTTCAGATGTTAAGAGTAGGCATGTTCTgatcttattgtagcttgttaagCTGTGTTTGTTGGATATCCCTGGGAAGCCCGTTTTTTTCTGAGGGGCAGCAGAAGTGGGGTGGATCTGGGGTGGGGAAGACCACAGTTAGGataaaatatatgagagaagattaaataaaaaaaaaattaggtatgCCCAGCCTGTGTCTTGTGGATTTCCTATCTAGGCAAGGGTTGGCAGACTTTCTGCAAACAGCCAGAGAGGGTTATGGGTTTTATAGGCTATGTTGCAGTTCTGTCCCTGTAACAAGAAAGTGGCCACACACAATACATTAAaggtaaaactttatttataaaatcaggCATTTGGTTCAGTTTTCCATGTCAATCTTAGTTTGATTTTGCTGTTATGTGTTTTTAAGAAGAtctaactatgtagcccaagctggcctcttaACTTTTGAACTAGCCCAGGTTGCCCCTTGAATTTAAGATCCTCCTTGCACCCAGGTTTATGAGGGCTGGAATTAGAGGAGTGCACCCCCACACCTGGCCCTccttggttggttgatttttcttACTGCTTGCCGTGCTCCTAGGTGTCTCCCTGACAAGTGTGGCTATGTATTCAGGTAATGAAGATAAGCAGATTTTAGTACTAgcttgaaaaaaatagaaatgttagaGAATTATGATACTTTAATAAGTGAAACACAGGGAACCAGCAGACTTTTATTATCCTGATTATCCATTCAACTAATTAATTAGCAAAGCTCACAATGCAAAACCCAAGACTACTTACACATTCAACACCAGTGCCTCCCTGAAACTAGTTTCTAGTAAACTACCTAGCTCCTTTATAGCCCAGCCCGTAGCACTTTTCAGGATTAAGGAGAGAACATCTTGTTTCCATAGAAGCTTACCGATTGGTCAATGACCTTTTAGTAATGAatgacttgattttcttttgccTAGTTCAGCATCGAGGATCTCAAAGCACAGCCCAAGCAGACAACTTGCTGGGATGGTGTTCGCAACTATCAGGTAaggaagtgagggcaggaacccTGACGCCCACGACACTAGGATACATGCCTGCCTCCTCCACCACAGTCTGCAGGAGCAGGGCCTTTTAGTCAATACTGCTTTTCCCTGAACTCTAtctgaaaatgttttcagaaatatCATAATCACTGTGACAGCATGCAGTCTGCAAGTGGCTTAGTTCTGGCTAGTGTCCTGGAAGAAGGCTAGGACTCTGAACAAAGGGACAGATTTCTTTATGAATGGAGAGGAGctgcaaaacagaaacaaacatctaataaaaacagACTTGCTTTCTTCCCGGCTGTTAAGTGGGTAgccattgtttcttctttgacacaGGCTCGGAACTTCCTCAGGGCCATGAAATTGGAGGATGAAGCCTTCTTCTACCATAGCAACTGCAAACAGCCAGGCATCGTTGGACTTATGAAGGTGAGATGCACACATCTGAGCCTGGATTCTTCCCTTGAGggatttatttatgaaataaatacagcTTAAATAGGCAACAGCGACCTCACCCAGCCTGTCACAGCCAGTGAGGAAAAGTGCCCCGAGCATCCCCTGGGTGGCAGAGATTAGAATAGGAAGGCCGTCATTTCAGACCCTAGTACTGCTTGTCACTATCTGAGGTTTCCATCAAGTAGCTCCTCTTCACTAAGAGTTTCAGGATAAAACTGTGTGGAgttgggagaaaataaaaacatgtttccaACAGTTAAGTTAATCACCGAGTTTTAGAACATGATTGTGAAACCTTGGAAAACTCCTAGCTTTGCTTAGGCTGTTACTTCCAGAGTACCGCTGTCTCTGTGGCAAGGGAAATGATtagaatggggaggggaggaagtctGAGTTAGATGCATATTAAAATTtgggcaggggctggtgagatggctcagcagttaagagcacaggctgttcttccagaggtcctgagttcaattcccagcacccatatggcggttcacaaccatctgtgatgggatctgatgccctcttctggtttgtctgaagacagcaacaatgcactcatgcataaaaataaataaatctttaattaaaaaaacacttGGGCAGGGAGCTAAAATAActggatttgggtttttttattttcagattgtAAAGGAGGCTTACCCAGACCATACACAGTTTGAGAAAAGTAATCCCCATTATGACCCATCCAGCAAAGAGGACAACCCTAAATGGTCGATGGTAATGACTGTTCTTGTTTCACAGGGCAGAGTGGACAAAAGGAGAAGAATGTGGGGTACTGTTAGGTCAAGGAGCACAGCCCAGCTCTCAGCTAGATGAAGTTTTGCTGAATTGGGATATTAGAACAGAACAGCCCTAATTATTGGCAACCCTAATGCCAGGCACCTTCTGCAAATAGCAAAAACTCTGGGTGGGCACAGAAGCAAGACTGTAGTCTTAGATACTTGGTGGGCTGAGGTTTGAAAATTGATTCAGcaacaggaattcaaggacagGCAAGCAACATAGTGGACCCATCCCTTAAAATTGGACAGAGTCTGGCTGAACATGTTTCTGTTCCTTTCAAATGCTGTCAAATAGGTGGATGTACAGTTTGTTCGAATGATGAAGCGTTTCATCCCTCTGGATGAGCTTAAAACCTATCACCAAGCCCACAAAGCTACTGGCGGCCCCTTAAAAAGCATGACTCTCTTCACCCGCCAGAGACTTTCAGTTCAGCCTCTAACTCAAGGTAAGACCTAACATGGAGAGTTGGTGCCCTCACTTGAGCCACCCACAAGGAAGGCTATGTGCTACATTGTTCATTGTTACATACCCAGTACCAGCTGTTTCAGTTTTTTAATACAACTGCCCCCTGCAGGAGCTGCCCTTCAACTTCCCTATGCAGGACATGATAAACACCTCAGTCTCACCCTCAACCCCCTTTTTTTTGTAGAagagtttgattttattttgagccTGGAGGAAACAGAACCAAGTTAATCAGAAGGCTCTACTGATGGAGTGAACAAGCCAAGATTTTataagacagaaggagaaagctgTATCCACCTGGGATCATGTGCATGGGTGGTTTGTTAATTTTCCTAATAAAAGATTTAATGACAAGGTTGGAAGTATTTTCCTCTAAACCTGTGTTGCGTGTGGAGGGATCCTCCACTGGAGGTGTCATATCCAAGCCTGGTTCCTTTGGTCAGCTACAAGATGTAGGCACCTCTACTTTCACCTGCCCCTACCTCTGTAGTTATGCAGTAAACAGCAGAATGTAGGATGAGTCCCTTGTTCCCTGAACACTCAGTGAACCTACGCCCTGATCTTTCCATGCTGCTTTTAGTCTTCTTTGTCCCACCAAAGTGGAAAGCAGGATTTCAGGCAAATTGCCAGACCAACTTGAACTGGGCCATGTTTGCCTCTAATGGGTGGTTAGTACAGTGCTCATTACTGTTTACCAGCCACTGGAAAGGAAGGCAGTGATAAAGGCATGCTGCAGACTGTGTCAGAGGTGAGACAGGGTTAAGAAGGAAAGACCACAGAATCTGGTGGATCACGGGCACAATGCCTCCAAAGCCACAGGACTTCCTTTAATTAGAGACatcattaaaacaaatattcttttaaaatacagccATTGAAAAGACAACACATTAAGAAACATGTAAACACTGCAGCTTCTTAATTACAAGTTTCACTGCTTGGTTTAGTACCTATGCACTCCAGGTTGGGAACCTTAAAGGATGGGGATGGGAACCTTCCCATACTTTCACAGTTGGCAGAGAAAAATTAATGGGGGCAGAAGCAGAGAAACATACTTGGCTTGTGCACAGCTCCTGAGAGAAACAGCATA contains:
- the Thyn1 gene encoding thymocyte nuclear protein 1 isoform X1, whose amino-acid sequence is MVVLEDKSCFFPVWLASASYREAMPRPRKRQTGTAGPDRKLSGKRTKTENSESTSVKLENSSLEKTTTFENGGKNLSNYWLMKSEPESRLENGIDMKFSIEDLKAQPKQTTCWDGVRNYQARNFLRAMKLEDEAFFYHSNCKQPGIVGLMKIVKEAYPDHTQFEKSNPHYDPSSKEDNPKWSMVDVQFVRMMKRFIPLDELKTYHQAHKATGGPLKSMTLFTRQRLSVQPLTQEEFDFILSLEETEPS
- the Thyn1 gene encoding thymocyte nuclear protein 1 isoform X2, with protein sequence MPRPRKRQTGTAGPDRKLSGKRTKTENSESTSVKLENSSLEKTTTFENGGKNLSNYWLMKSEPESRLENGIDMKFSIEDLKAQPKQTTCWDGVRNYQARNFLRAMKLEDEAFFYHSNCKQPGIVGLMKIVKEAYPDHTQFEKSNPHYDPSSKEDNPKWSMVDVQFVRMMKRFIPLDELKTYHQAHKATGGPLKSMTLFTRQRLSVQPLTQEEFDFILSLEETEPS
- the Thyn1 gene encoding thymocyte nuclear protein 1 isoform X3, whose protein sequence is MPRPRKRQTGTAGPDRKLSGKRTKTENSESTSVKLENSSLEKTTTFENGGKNLSNYWLMKSEPESRLENGIDMKFSIEDLKAQPKQTTCWDGVRNYQARNFLRAMKLEDEAFFYHSNCKQPGIVGLMKIVKEAYPDHTQFEKSNPHYDPSSKEDNPKWSMKSLILF